The stretch of DNA TCAAAGCAGTTAAATCTTCCGACTCAAATAACTCATCACTACTGTCAGCTTCAGCTTCTGACATCAAAGCATCTAAATCAGAGTCAGATAAATTAGGTTCCTCAAATTGCTCATTACTACTATCAGTTTCGGTTTCAAACATTAAAGCCTCTAAATCTGTCTGCGATAAATCAGTTTCAGACTCAGGCATCAAAGCAGTTAAACTGTCTTCTGTTAAATCAGTTTGATCGCTAAAATTTGTATTGGTAGCGTCTAATTGAGTTGATAAATCAAAAAATTCTTGTGTATTTGTTAATTCGTTTGAGAAAGATACTGGAAGATTAACAAATTCGTTTACTTCCTCTGCTTCTGCTGGTTGATCTTGATCTTCTATATAATTTTCTATATTGGCTTTTGTAGAAGTAAAAATAGGTTCTAATTGTTCCTGCGATTCGATTGCAGTTTGTAAATGTTGATTATCTAATAGTAATTGTTGCTTTTGCTCCTCAAGCTCGATAATAGATTGATTAAATTCTTGTTGCTGTTGTTGAGCTTGAGCTACTTGATAAGTAAATTGTTCTAATTGAGAATATTGAGCAGCGAGATGAGCTTCTAATTCTTGTTTTTCTAATTGTAGAGAGGCTAGGTTGTGATTATATTGTTCTTGTAGTTGTTGAATTTGAGCTTGTAAATTTTGACTTTCGGCTTCTAATTGTTGTTTTTGGTTTTCAAACTCGCTGATAGATTGATTAATGTTTTCTTGTTGAATTTGATCTGCTTGATAGGTAAATTGTTCCAATTGAGAATGTTGAGCAGCGAGATGAGCTTCTAATTCTTGTTTTTCTAATTGTAGAGAGGCTAGGTTGTGATTATATTGTTCTTGTTGTTCTTGTAGTTGTTGAATTTGAGCTTGTAAATTTTGACTTTCGGCTTCTAATTGTTGTTTTTGTGGTTCTATCTCTTGAATTTGAGTTTGCCAATGATTGACTTCTGTTTCTAATTGCTGTTTTTGACCATTTAAATCGGCAATAATACTGAGAAGTTGATCGTGTTCTGTTTGTAGAGAATTAATGTTTGCTTCTACTTCTTGCATTCTATTAGTTTTTTCAGAAATAGAAAGCCTTAATTGATTTTCTTGAACTTGAAGTTCTTTAATTTCTGCTTCTGTTGATGTAGAAATTAAATTATCTTGTTCTGTTCTTTTTTTGTTACTAACTAATATTCCTGTTAAACCAGCAGTACCAGCTAATCCGCCTGTAATTAAAGCTTTTTTAACATCTTTGTCATTGACAAGCATTCCAACGCCAAAACTGACTCCGAAAGCTATTGAACTAAACAGAATCTTATTAATTAATTTAGTTGATTCCATCTTTCTTAATATGTTTAAGCTAACTTTTCAGTTTAGAAATCTAGGCTAACTATAGACTCGAGTAAGTTTGAGTTAGCTTGTTCTAATCAACTGCGGAATCATACAATCAAGTAGAATTAAGATGGCAAGAGTTTTTGATAATAATCAAATTATGAGTTATTCAAAATTTTTTGCCTCTATTCCCTTTGATCGATAGTTAATTTCCATAGTCTTATTGGAAGAGTTCCCAAATATCGATTTAAAATTAACAAAATTTTGCAGACTAATCTGATTGAGTAATAGCTAATTCTGCTTTAAGGTAATCAATAAACTGTCTAGCAGTACGTCCAGAACGTCCATTATGACGAGTAGCCCATTGTTTAGCACGAAATTCTAATTGTTCTTGAGGAAAATTAATGTTGGCTTGTTGAGCTAAATGTTTAATAATTTGTAAGTAAGTATCTTGATTAGCGGGTTCAAAAGTTAAAGTTAAACCAAAGCGATCGCTAAAGGATAATTTTTCTTGTACAGTATCCCAAGCGTGAACTTCATCATTATCACTTAATTTAGGGCGATCGCTAAAAAATTCTCTAATTAAATGTCGTCGATTAGAAGTAGCATAAACAACTGTGTTATTTGCTTTGGCAGTTAAACTTCCTTCTAAAACTACTTTAAGAGCTTTAAAAGCATCATCGTCTTCTTCAAAGGATAAGTCATCGACAAAGATAATAAATTTTTGAGGTAAATTGCGTACTTGTTCAACAATTAAAGGTAACTCTTTTAGTTCTGATTTACTTACTTCAATTAATCTTAGTCCTGCTTGACTGTATTTAGTTAATAAGCCTTTAACTAAAGAAGATTTTCCTGAACCTCGACTTCCATATAATAAAACGTGCAAAGCAGGATAACCAGCCAAAAGAAATTCGGTATTTTTGATAAGGGCTTCTTTTTGTAAATCGTAACCAACAATAGTAGTTAACTCAACTAGATCGGGATTAGAAATTCCTAATAATTTTCCTTCTTGCCAGCGTAAAGCATGATATTGAGCAAAAATTCCAGTACCGTGCTGACAATAATAATTAGCTAAATCTGATATAGCTTCTGCCCAGTCGTGGTGATGGTGTAAAAAAGTAGCAAGAGAAGTTTCTAATTGCCAGGAAATAGGAGTAAAAGCCGATTGAGAAGCAACTTGTACCCACTTACTCAAATATTTGCTGTCGTATTGACAAATTTGCTGAAGTATTCGGAGATCGTGTTTAACTGCGTCAATTAAAGCGGAAGGTAACTTTTCTAGAGGAGTTGTTTGGATTTGTTGAGTGAAGGGATTATGATCCAAAAGTATTTGAGTAATCAAATAATCTTGCCAGCTTTGATTGTGTGCTGCTAAAGTTCTAAACCAATAACCATAAACTTGTAGACAATCTAGGGCTGTTCTGGGTGCGATCGCTTTTGGTGCAGTGAAGATATCATTATTATTAAAATCTTTAGATAAGGTTTTAAGAAGAGAAATAAAAACTTGACCTACTTCATGATCAAAGACAGATTGATAGATTAACAGTGATGCTATTTGCTGGAGTAAGGATTGACTGGTAGTGAAAGACGAAGATTCGTTCATCAGTAGTTACTGCTCGTTAAAATTTCAATTGGCTTCGCTTTTGGTAATAATTCTCCAGAATCATAAATGGCGACGAAGTGTCAGTTTATTCGTCGCCAGAGCGTAAATTTTTATTTACCTAATGATACTTTAAGCTTAAGAGCGTCTAATTTGATCGCTTTGACTTAGAATCAGTAAAGCTGCTACCGCGGGAATAACCACAACTAAAGCCCCAGCTAATAAACTCCATAAAAAGTTTGCTAATGAAGGAGTCATAATTTTTAAATCCTTTTTATTTGCTATAGATAATTCAGTTCATGAGGGGGTCTCCTCGACCTCTAAAGGCAAGGCATAGGCAACGCCCCGTTAATAATTCTAAAAGTTTTTTTGCCTAAACTAAAGTTTAGTTTCAATTAAATTTTTATAGAGTTAAATTTATCACGCTTTTTTAAGCGTGATCGCTTAGTTTTTACTAAACCTCTAGACAACGATACAATAAACATTAAAGTAATTTACATTCTGTAACATTGCCAAAATTAAAAGATTAATTATGGATGTTTCTAGTTTAAGTGTTTTGTTTTTAAATCTTGGTTTAGGTTTGCTGACTATTTTATTTATTTTCCGAATCGTTTTAACTTGGTATCCTCAAATAAATTTAAATAGTCTTCCTTTTAGTTTAGTCGCATTACCGACAGAACCATTGCTAAAACCTTTGAGAAAGATAGTAGCTCCCCTTGGTGGTGTAGATATCACCCCCATTATTTGGGTAGGTATCTGTACATTATTACGGGAAATACTACTAGGACAACAAGGATTAATTACAATGGCATTGCATACCCACTAGCGATCGCGCAAAGCTTACATTAGGTGTTCTTGGATAAAATTGGTATAGACTTTTCCTGCCAAAAAAGCAGGGTGGTCTAAAATTTTTTGGTGAAAGCCAATTGTCGTAGGAACTCCTGTGATCGCACATTCCCTTAACGCTCTTTTCATTCGTTTAATAGCTACTTCCCGATTTTCCCCCCAGACAATTAATTTGCCAATTAAAGAATCATAGTAAGCTGGAATTTCATAATCAGTATAGACATGAGAATCCATTCTTACTCCTGGACCGCCAGGAGGCAAATAGGCACTAATTCTACCAGGATGAGGACGAAAATTATAAGCAGGATCTTCCGCATTAATGCGACATTCAATAGCATGACCCCGCAATTCAACTTGTTGTTGATTGAGCCGTAACTTCTCTCCTTGAGCGATGCGAATTTGTTCGGCAATTAAATCCAAACCTGTAATTACTTCAGTCACTGGATGTTCTACCTGAATCCGAGTATTCATTTCCATAAAATAGAAATCACCAGACTCATCCACCAAAAACTCTACCGTTCCTGCACCGACATAATTAATCGATTTAGCTGCTTTGACCGCAGCTTCTCCCATTTTGAGCCGTAACTCTGGAGTAAGAGCCACACTGGGAGCTTCTTCTAATAATTTCTGGTGACGGCGTTGAATAGAACAATCTCTCTCACCCAGATGAATCACATTACCATGACTATCGGCTAAAATTTGAAATTCGATGTGACGAGGACAACTAATAAATTTTTCTAAATAAACGCCTCCATTCCCAAATGCAGCTTCTGCTTCTCCTTGAGCAGCTTGAAATAATCTAGTTAATTCACTTTCATCTTGAACCAAACGCATTCCTCGTCCACCACCTCCAGCAGTAGCCTTAATCATGACGGGATAACCAATTGCCGCTGCTACTATGAGTGCTTCTTGTTCGTCTCTCAATAAACCTTGACTGCCTGGGATAGTTGGTACTCCTGCCATTTGCATCGTTTTTTTGGCAGTAGATTTATCTCCCATTGCCAGAATTGCTTCTTTGCTAGGACCTATAAAAGTAAGTTGATGGTCGGCACAAATTTCTGCAAAACGAGCATTTTCGGCTAAGAAACCGTAACCTGGATGAATCGCTGTAGCATTACGAGTTAGAGCAGCAGCAATAATGTTAGGAATATTAAGATAACTTTTACCAGAAACAGGAGGACCAATACAGACACTTTCATCAGCTAACTGAACGTGAAGGGCTTGACGGTCAATAGTAGAATGTACTGCTACAGTAGCAATGCCCATTTCTGCACAAGTATGTAAGATTCTCAGGGCAATTTCTCCCCGATTAGCAATCAGAATTTTAGAAAACTGCATATGAAAGTGAATTTGATGATAGTCATGTATTAGGATAAATGGTTTTATTCCCTCAAAAAAAAATTATTGCATCGAGATGGGACAGTTCAAAGTAAAAGACTAAAAAGGAATTAGATTAAATTTCAGTTATGGTTAAATCTGAAGTCGGGGGGTCTCAGCTTTGCTGAGTCAAAGAGCGATCGCTACTCCAAGCCCACCAAGCCGTATCACATTCACACCAATAAAATTCTTGCCATTTGCGCTGATAATTTTCAACAGTCACAGGAGCGCGACGATTGAGCCACACCGCTTTGGCGCAAGCAGCATTAGCTTTACAAGTTGGACAACCAAAAGGTACAGCATGAATGGCTCTTTCTGTCCATTGAGGAGGAGTTAAGTCAAAAGCATCCATAAAAGATTAATTAGCAAGCAACAGATGATCTTAGCTTATTTTAATCATCTTGTTTTCTGGTGGTTAATTATATTTTTTCTAAATAAGATTTTGTTCTACTGTTCTATAAAACTTATCCATATAGGTTGTCGGCAACTACTAGTCCACAGGCGCACCGAACACTTGCTAATGTCGGGGAACCCACCAACGCAGTGTCCTTAATTCGGGGCGAAGCAACCCTACTTGTTATAACTTCTTCAGGTGCATTAGCTAAATTGATAGCAGCTTAGTCCCTATCTTCAGTATGACCGCAGTTAGGGTAAACAAACAGTATCTTTCAGTTTTAATCCTGAATGTGTGTTATTGCACTTTCTACTATAGAAATACGAAATTGTATAATTGAAATCTCAAAAAAAGATCATAAAGATAATTATTTGTTTAAAGACATAGCGAGCGCTCTGCACCTCGCTCCTGGGCGAGACCGCGAATGCTCTCAACACTATCATGTCTCCAAATTTATCAAGCTTGATTATAGTTCATCACCATTTCTAAACGAGATAAGGCACTCACAGCAGACTCACGGACATAAGGATCGACCGATTCATCATTGGTTAATTGAGTTAAAGTTTCTATGGCTCTAGGATCACCCATTGAACCTAAAGCATTAAGAATCGTTACAGCGATCGCAACATTATCAGTTGTTTGTAATACTTCTAGCAAAAGATCGAGTGTAGGAGAACCAACTTCCCCCAAAGCCATAATTGCAGCAATATAAACTACAGGATTAGGATCATTAATAGCTTTTTTTAGACCTTCAATTCCTTCGCTAGGTAAAGGAACTTCTGGATAGTTAACAATAATTTGTGCTAAGGCTTTGGCGCAGCTAGAGCGGACTGTAGGATTATCGCTATTGAGTAAAGACTCTACTAAAGGAGAAACTGCATCTGTCCCAATCACTCCTAAAGTTTTTACACTAGCTCGTCGATAGACAACATCTTCTGCTTCTAGATTGTTCATCAGGCGATGAATCGTTGTTTCATCCCTAACTTCTGCTATTTCTAGCATGGCTCGTTTCCGTAGATTAGGGTTGGGATGTTTTAATTGTTCAAACAAAGAATCAAGCGTCATGAATTTAATCTAATTTTACAATCACAATAACTAGAGACTCTCAGGCTGGAACTTTAACTATTTGAAGCCAAAGCAACAGACTAAGAGTCTCCATTAGCGGATAAGCATCAAGACCAATCAGCTTACTTACAACAACTATGCCTAAGACAAAGAGTTGATTACATAGTCAAGCAGAGAATTGTACTCAACTAGAGCTTGAGAAGACATATCGCGAGGAGCGCAACCGCGATTACGAGCAAAGGTTAAAGCCTCAACGTAAGGAGCGGTAGGCAGATTTAAAGAACGATAAACTTCGCGTTGACCAGCAATACCCCATTCATCTAATGGACCAGTACCACCAACAACTAAGCAGTAGTTGATTAAACGCATATAATGCTTGATATCGCGAAGACACTTATCTTTTTTAACTTGACTAGAGTTAGCTTCGCCGTCGTTATTCAAATAAGAATACTTTTTAATGCAAGCATCATAAGCTTCTTGAGCAACGTTATCAATATTGCCAGCTAATTTTTCAGCAGCTTCTAAACGAGCAGCAGCGCGTTGAAGACTACCTTGAACTGACTCAAGATCGGAAGTGCTGGGAAAGCGTCCCGCTGCATCAGCAGCAGTAACAACTGTAGTAACAACAGATTTCATGATTGTAGTTTCTCCTGAATTACTTTGAACAAAAGCTATTAGATATATACTTCTGCTAACTATGAATAAACGTTGGCTTCATTAATTAAGGGAAAAATATTAGCTTAATGCAGAAGCAACTCTGTCAAAGTAGCTAGCTGCTTCAGAACTAATAGCGGAGCAATCACCGTCTTTCATTTCCATTTTACGGAATCTCTTACCACCATTAGCTTCAGTATTAGTATTGTTGATATGAGCAACGGAAGAAGCTTTCATGATTGCAACTGCGCGAGCTGTGGATTGGAGAGGTACACCCAAAGCAGTGTAGGTTTCTTTTAACCCATTTAAACAACGGTCTTCGAGGACAGAAGCATCGCCAGATAAAATTGCATAGCTAACATAACGAAGAATAATTTCTCCATCACGTAAGCAAGCAGCCATACGACGGTTGGGGTAGCAGTTACCACCAGCTTGAATTAAGCCTTGGTTTTCGCAAATCATTCCAGCGATCGCGTCTGAAACGATACAGCTAGCATTACTAGCAATAGCGTTTACAGCATCAAGACGTTTGTTACCTTCAGCTACAAAGTTTCTGAGAGAAGCTAGTTGTTCTCCACCAATACAGGAAGTTTTAGAATCTGCTGAAACTACGGCTCTGGAAAAAGCGTCAAGCATTGAGCTCTCCTTTAATTGTGATCGATTGTAATTTGATTACTGTATTGGTCAATTACTCGTTTGACCAACCAATATAGAAGATAAAAGATGGAGGATACGACAGTCTCATTTATTAGAAACAAAGTAATAATCTGTAACGTTTGAGCAAATCTTGTTACACTTTGAGCCAATTGCGACGGGTTTTCAAGATTCTGGCTTTTAATATTTCTTAATATTATTTTGATGATTGAGATTTGCGATAGTTTTGACAATAATTTCCTAACCAAGCTATCCCAGTTAAAGAACGAACTGGAGTTACAAATAGATCTGTTTCTGGAAACTTGAGTGCAATTTGCTCTCCTGGTACTGATAAACCAAACCATTGCAACAAAGGAGAAAGTTGCTGAGGTTGAACTTCGATTTGACAAAAACCATTTAACCAAGAAAGTTGATTCTGTAATGATCCTAATGCTTCGGCTCGAACTGCATTAATTGTGGTTTGAACTTCGGGAGATTCTTGCGCGATCAATTGTTCTTGTCCAGTTCCCAAGCCTACTGCTAATTCAACACTTTCATAGAACATTGGCAGGATAAAATATTCAACTAATCCCACTACACCATTAATAATAGAAACAAATTGACCAGCTTGCAGTTGAATTGTGATATCTCCATTAGTATTAGAAACTTGGACTAATCCTGCTGGACTATTAGTAAGAACTCCAATCAAAGAAGCATTGCGATTAGGATCGTGTTGTAAAAAAAGAGCCGTTCCCTGGGATTGAACTTTTGCTTCTGGAGTTGTAATAATACTTTGTCCTTGTCCTGGACGAATCATCATTAAAGCTGCACCACTATCCAACTCAAAGTTACGTTTACCTGGAGGAAAGCGAAAAATTGTTCCTGCACCAGTTCTAACTAATGTCCCTTCATTAAAAAGTAATTCTGCACGAGAATTAGCTCCTGTACGAACGGCATCTTGAGGAACAATTGCTTCTCCTTGTTGAGCGGGATTCCAGCTAGGTTGATTTTGACGACTAAGATCGACTTGGTTACGAACCTTATATAGTTCAGCACGCTTGAGAACAGATTGAGCAGAAACAGGTTTAATTAACAAGCTAGCTATGATAATGCCAATAGCTAGTTTTTGTAAAAGGCTAAAAACTTTTTTGGTAGTCAATTGAGCAAACCCCTGCATAAAAAAAAGTCAGCAGACGTATTGAGATGGTGAGGTCGATATTTAACCTAAGCATTAACTAAATTTTCTGCATAAATAAAATTAAGCAGACATATCAATAAATGAAAGGTTATTACCAGATACCGCATTCCACCTTAACAATAAATAATAAGTTTCTACAAGCGGTTATCTATTGATGTTTCAAGATTTACTATTTTTTAACGGAGTAGTTACAACCATGTTTACCAAACAGTCTTTATTCTTAATTCCAGTTTTGATCATTGTTTCTGCTGGAGTAGCTAGTGCCAATAATATCGAAGTCAAAAATGGTCATACACAAGTTTCTATCGGTAATAACGGCATCAATATTAGAAATAACCCTTCTCCTTCTTTGATAGATCGCCTAATCAATTGGCGCGGTACACGTTCTACTTCTACTTCTTCTCAATCTCAAGTTTCTAGCTCTAGCAAATGTAGCCAAAGTAGTTCTACTTACAGCAGTAACCGTAGTACAGGTGGTGGCGTAATTAGAAGTAGTTCTTCTGCTACTACTACCACTTGTAGATAGTGCTTGTTAATTTACACTTACTTCTCTTTTCTCTATTTCCCTCAGTTGCGATCGCAAAGGACTTGACTAACAATTGTTTTAATTTATAAAAATCAATCCTAAATTAATATTTATAGATTAAATACTATGTTTAACTTAGAAAAAAATCGTGTTTAACTGTTTACAAAATTTAATATAATGATCCCATCCACGATATTAAGTATTTTTGCTCATTGTCATGATAGCGGATCAATTTCCCTGGCTTACCGCGATCGCTCTACTACCACTACTCGCTTCTTTAGCGATTCCCTTTTTACCCGATAAAGAAGGCAAACGTGTACGCTGGTATGCTTTGAGTGTAGGCGTTGCAGACTTTGTTTTAATGTGTTTTGTATTTTGGCAACATTACGATCCTAGTAATGCCGAATTTCAAATTGTAGATAATTTTAATTGGATGCCTCAGTTAGGAATGAACTGGGCAGTTTCGGTTGATGGGTTGTCTGCTCCGTTGGTACTATTAGCAGGTTTTGTTACTAGCCTATCAATTCTTTCTGCTTGGCAAGTTGATCGCAAACCTCGTCTATTTTATTTTTTAATGCTGGTATTGTATTCAGCACAAATCGGCGTGTTTATCGCGCAAGATATTCTGCTCTTTTTCATTATGTGGGAAATAGAGCTAGTGCCAGTGTATCTTTTAGTTTCGATTTGGGGTGGAGAAAAACGTCGTTATGCAGCTACTAAATTTTTGCTCTACACCGCAGCAGCTTCAATCTTTATTTTAGTAGCCGGTTTAGCAATGGCTTTTTACGGCAATAATGTTACCTTTGATCTTGCCGAATTAGGATTAAAAGATTATCCCCTTGCTTTAGAATTACCACTGTATGCAGGATTATTAATTGCGTTTGGGGTTAAATTAGCGATTTTCCCTCTTCATACTTGGTTACCCGATGCTCATGGTGAAGCTTCTGCACCTGTTTCGATGATTTTAGCTGGTGTACTTTTAAAAATGGGTGGATACGGTTTAATTCGCCTCAATTTAGAAGTATTGCCTGATGCTCACGTTTATTTCGCACCGATTCTCGCTACTTTGGGTGTGGTAAATATTATTTATGGCGCGTTTAGTTCTTTTGGGCAATCGAATATGAAACGTCGCCTAGCTTATTCATCAGTTTCTCACATGGGTTTTGTTTTGTTAGGCATTGCTTCTTTTACTGACTTAGGAATCAGTGGAGCAATGTTACAAATGCTTTCCCACGGTTTGATTGCAGCAGTCTTATTCTTCCTAACAGGAGTTACTTATGATCGCACTCATACTTTATTTATGGATAAAATGGGTGGTTTAGCTCAAGCAATGCCGAAAGTATTTGCTCTGTTTACCGTTGGTGCGATGGCATCTCTAGCGTTGCCTGGAATGAGCGGTTTTGCTAGTGAACTTGCTGTGTTTGTAGGAGTAGCTACAAGCGATATCTATAGTTCTACTTTCCGTACGGTAACTGTGATTCTGGCAGCAGTGGGATTAATCCTCACACCGATTTATTTACTCTCAATGCTTAGACAGGTATTTTACCAATCTCATACAGCACCAGCGTGTATTTTAGAAGATACGAGTTTAAAAAATAAAAATAACGATCAAGCAGTTTGTTTTGGCACAAATTGTGTCTTACCAGCGGATGCACATTTTAGTGATGCTAAACCAAGAGAAATATTTATTGCTGCTTGTTTTCTAATTATGATTATTGGGATTGGAGTTTATCCCAAGTTTACGACTCAGATGTATGACGTAAAAACTGTTGCGATTAATACTCAGATTCGTCAATCTTATACTCAGATAGCCCAAGGTAATCCTCAAATTTACGCTCAAAAATTCTTATTTCCACAAGTTGTTGAACCTGAAATAGCAACTGTGGTGAATATTTCTAAGTAAGATGATTGTCTAGAGGATGGGCATTTTTGATCAAAATTACAAACTGTTCAATCAACTAATGTCCATTAACTCTCAATAATTTAAAGTAATAGGTAATAATTTATAACTGGTAACTGGTGTACAGACGTAACATTTTACATCTCTACTGATAACTGACTCTGACTTCTGTATCATAACTGTTAAGATTTTGTTCGGTAAAAATCTCAGAGGCTAAAATAGCCGGCAGCAAAATTATCACTTGTTAATGAGTTGATAAAAAGCAGAAAAAATTGGCAAATTAAGTTCAATTAATTTAAAAAACAGCAAAATTTCTGTTTTATAGCCAATCTTTCACCTTGCTGGCTGCATCTCTTGAGGATTTTTCTAGCGTGAAACCGATTTCTAACAGTCAACCAGAACTTTCCAACACTACTCCATCATCATTACTATCTCAGTCATTACAACAATTATCAATCTTGAAACTGAAAAATAAATTACCTTTTTGGTTCAATATTGGTATGGTAATTGGGATTAGTAGTAGCGCGATCGCTTTTAGTTGGTCATGGCAACAATTAAGGTTAAGTTTACCTCAAACAGTTAGTGATTTATCTAGCTATGTTCGTCCTGATACTTTAACGATCAAAGCTGAAGATGGGACTGTCTTACAAGAAATTGGTGCAGTTACTCATGAAAAAGTTAAACTGGCTGAAGTTCCTCAAATTCTGACTCAAGCTTTGATTGCCAGCGAAGATCGTCGTTTTTATGACCATGATGGCATAGATTTTTTAGGTATTTCTAGGGCTGCTGTTAGTAATGTATTAGCAGGAAGTGTAGTTGAAGGTGGTAGTACTATTACTCAACAACTATCACGAATGGTTTATCTCAATCAGCAAAGAACGATCTGGCGCAAACTACAAGAGGTTATTATTGCTAGTCAAATTGAAGGACGATTTAATAAACAGGAAATTTTAGAATGCTATCTTAATTCAGTTTATTTTGGTGCTGGTGCTTATGGAGTAGCGGATGCAGCTTGGGTTTATTTCGGTAAGTCTTTAAACGAGTTAACTTTATCAGAAGTAGCAACTTTGGTGGGAATTGTCCCTGCACCCAGTCTTTATTCTCCGATTAACAATCCTGAGTTAGCTCAACAAAGACGTAACATTGTTTTAAATAAAATGGCGCAACAAGGATTAATCGATGGCAAAACCGTCCAAGCAGCGATCGCTTCTCCTTTAACGCTCAAGCCTCACCAACTCAAACGATTCCAAAGATTTGCTCCCTATTTTACTGATTATATTCAGAAACAACTTCCTCAATACGTCTCTCCAGACATTTTGCACGCAGGAGGTGTAGTCGTAGAAACTACTCTCAATTACCAATGGCAACAAGCAGCAGAAGATAAGATTAACGAAGCTTTAGATCGCTATGGT from Stanieria cyanosphaera PCC 7437 encodes:
- a CDS encoding NAD(P)H-quinone oxidoreductase subunit 4, with amino-acid sequence MIADQFPWLTAIALLPLLASLAIPFLPDKEGKRVRWYALSVGVADFVLMCFVFWQHYDPSNAEFQIVDNFNWMPQLGMNWAVSVDGLSAPLVLLAGFVTSLSILSAWQVDRKPRLFYFLMLVLYSAQIGVFIAQDILLFFIMWEIELVPVYLLVSIWGGEKRRYAATKFLLYTAAASIFILVAGLAMAFYGNNVTFDLAELGLKDYPLALELPLYAGLLIAFGVKLAIFPLHTWLPDAHGEASAPVSMILAGVLLKMGGYGLIRLNLEVLPDAHVYFAPILATLGVVNIIYGAFSSFGQSNMKRRLAYSSVSHMGFVLLGIASFTDLGISGAMLQMLSHGLIAAVLFFLTGVTYDRTHTLFMDKMGGLAQAMPKVFALFTVGAMASLALPGMSGFASELAVFVGVATSDIYSSTFRTVTVILAAVGLILTPIYLLSMLRQVFYQSHTAPACILEDTSLKNKNNDQAVCFGTNCVLPADAHFSDAKPREIFIAACFLIMIIGIGVYPKFTTQMYDVKTVAINTQIRQSYTQIAQGNPQIYAQKFLFPQVVEPEIATVVNISK